Proteins from a genomic interval of Cucumis melo cultivar AY chromosome 7, USDA_Cmelo_AY_1.0, whole genome shotgun sequence:
- the LOC103494543 gene encoding protein farnesyltransferase/geranylgeranyltransferase type-1 subunit alpha — translation MDFDDSLPISERPEWYDVTPLPQDDGPNPIVAIAYKEDFSQLMSYFRAVYRADERSPRSLHLTAEAIAMNPGNYTVWHFRRLILEALNVDLHDELNFLDNIAESNTKNYQIWHHRRWVAQKLGTNAANKELEFTRKIISLDSKNYHAWSHRQWVLQALGGWEGELDYCHELLKEDVFNNSAWNQRYFVITRSPLLGGLQAMRESEVNYTVEAILAHPENESSWRYLRGLYAGDTQSWIIASQVSSVCLKVLKSKINFLFALSTLLDLLSHGFPSTQEFRDAVDALRVPDDNQTDSNLAKTVCLILERVDPIRVNYWLWQKSKLPQ, via the exons ATGGATTTCGATGATAGTTTACCGATCAGCGAGCGACCGGAGTGGTACGACGTGACTCCGCTTCCGCAGGACGATGGTCCGAATCCGATTGTGGCGATCGCCTACAAAGAAGACTTCTCTCAGCTCATGAGTTATTTCCGAGCTGTTTATCGAGCAGATGAGCGTTCTCCTCGTTCTCTCCACCTCACTGCTGAAGCCATTGCTATGAATCCTGGCAATTACACT GTCTGGCATTTCAGGCGTTTGATACTCGAGGCTCTTAATGTTGATTTACATGATGAACTAAATTTCCTTGACAACATTGCTGAGTCTAACACCAAAAACTATCAGATATG GCATCATAGGAGATGGGTTGCTCAGAAACTGGGAACCAATGCGGCAAACAAAGAGCTTGAATTCACCAGAAAGATTATCTCCCTTGATTCCAAAAATTATCATGCTTGGTCTCATAGACAG TGGGTTCTTCAGGCTCTGGGTGGATGGGAAGGTGAACTTGACTATTGTCACGAGCTTCTAAAGGAAGATGTTTTTAATAATTCTGCATGGAATCAG AGATACTTTGTCATAACCAGATCTCCCTTACTGGGTGGCCTACAAGCCATGAGAGAATCTGAAGTGAATTATACTGTTGAAGCCATTCTTGCTCATCCTGAAAATGAGAGTTCTTGGAGATATCTGCGTGGACTTTACGCCGGTGACACACAGTCATGGATTATTGCTTCTCAAGTTTCTTCGGTCTGTTTGAAAGTTTTGAAGAGTAAAATTAACTTTTTGTTTGCTTTGAGCACCCTGTTGGATCTTCTCTCCCATGGTTTCCCGTCAACCCAAGAGTTCAGAGATGCTGTTGATGCTTTGAGGGTACCAGACGACAATCAAACAGATTCCAACCTAGCCAAAACTGTATGTTTAATCTTGGAACGTGTTGATCCAATCCGAGTTAACTATTGGCTCTGGCAGAAGAGCAAGCTCCCGCAGTAA
- the LOC103494879 gene encoding ervatamin-B-like yields the protein MSTVMKFLIVPLVLIALTSHLCESFELERKDFESEKSLMQLYKRWSSHHRISRNANEMHKRFKVFKDNAKHVFKKNHMGRSLKLQLNQFADMSDDEFSSIHGSNITYYKNLHAKTGHVGGFMYEHAKEIPSSIDWRKKGAVNAIKNQGGCGSCWAFAAVAAVESIHQIKTNELVSLSEQEVVDCDYRDGGCRGGHYNSAFEFMMENGGITVEDNYPYYEGDGYCRRRGGYNERVKIDGYENVPRNNEHALMKAVAHQPVAVAIASSGSDFRFYGQGMFTEQDFCGYNIDHTVVVVGYGSDEEDGDYWIIRNQYGTQWGMNGYMKMQRGARNPQGVCGMAMQPAYPVKY from the exons ATGAGTACTGTAATGAAATTTCTTATTGTTCCCCTTGTTTTGATTGCTTTGACATCTCACCTATGTGAGAGCTTTGAGTTGGAAAGAAAGGATTTTGAATCTGAAAAAAGCCTAATGCAACTCTATAAGAGATGGAGTAGCCACCATAGAATCTCAAGAAATGCAAATGAGATGCACAAACGCTTCAAGGTGTTCAAAGATAATGCAAAACATGTGTTCAAAAAGAACCATATGGGAAGATCATTAAAATTGCAGCTTAACCAATTTGCTGATATGTCCGATGATGAGTTTAGTAGCATACATGGCTCCAATATTACTTACTACAAAAACTTACATGCCAAGACTGGTCATGTTGGTGGATTTATGTATGAACATGCAAAGGAAATTCCATCTTCAATTGACTGGAGGAAAAAAGGAGCTGTGAATGCCATAAAAAATCAAGGCGGATGTg GAAGCTGTTGGGCATTTGCAGCTGTGGCTGCCGTGGAATCTATTCaccaaataaaaacaaatgagTTAGTATCTTTGTCAGAACAAGAGGTGGTGGATTGTGATTATAGAGATGGTGGTTGTCGTGGGGGACATTATAACTCTGCATTTGAGTTCATGATGGAAAACGGTGGAATCACAGTTGAGGATAACTATCCATATTATGAAGGGGATGGATATTGTCGTAGACGAGGA GGTTATAATGAGAGAGTGAAAATTGATGGATATGAGAATGTACCTCGAAACAATGAGCATGCTTTGATGAAGGCAGTGGCACACCAACCAGTGGCTGTGGCTATAGCATCAAGTGGGAGTGATTTTAGATTTTATGGGCAA GGAATGTTTACGGAACAAGACTTTTGTGGATATAATATTGACCACACGGTAGTGGTAGTTGGGTACGGAAGtgatgaagaagatggagaTTATTGGATAATAAGGAACCAATATGGAACTCAATGGGGAATGAATGGTTATATGAAGATGCAACGAGGAGCAAGAAACCCACAAGGTGTATGTGGAATGGCAATGCAACCTGCCTATCCCGTCAAATATTAG
- the LOC103494542 gene encoding ribonuclease H2 subunit A, producing the protein MSLQDSLPKWASKPCVMGIDEAGRGPVLGPMVYGCLYCASSYLKELSSLNFADSKTLKEEKREELFEDLKANESIGWAVDVIDPRELSSKMLNKVKINLNEISHGSAMGLVTKVLSMGVLLTEVYVDTVGDPEKYRIKLSEKFPNIKFVVAKKADSLYPVVSGASIVAKVTRDRALREWALEETAENMHRNFGSGYPGDPTTKCWLEDHKHSVFGFPTLVRFSWGTCTSYFKDVVEVSWESDKVDEDGATGGSGKKQLRLSNVGITTSKRKSEEIESNAKGRCKFFQARKLEQLSRF; encoded by the exons ATGTCTTTGCAAGATTCACTCCCAAAATGGGCTTCCAAGCCTTGTGTAATGGGCATCGATGAGGCTGGTCGTGGCCCTGTTTTAG GTCCAATGGTGTATGGATGTTTGTACTGCGCCAGTTCCTATTTGAAAGAACTTTCGTCTTTGAATTTTGCAG ACTCAAAAACTTTGAAAGAAGAGAAGAGGGAGGAATTGTTTGAAGATTTGAAGGCCAATGAGTCAATTGGATGGGCCGTTGATGTCATTGATCCTCGAGAACTTTCCTCCAAGATGCTAAATAA AGTAAAGATCAACCTAAATGAAATATCACATGGCTCTGCAATGGGTCTGGTCACCAAGGTTCTAAGCATGGGAGTTCTTTTAACCGAG GTTTATGTGGATACTGTTGGAGATCCTGAAAAGTACAGAATCAAGTTGTCTGAAAAATTTCCCAATATAAAATTTGTAGTTGCAAAGAAAGCTGATAGTTTGTATCCTGTTGTCAGTGGGGCAAGCATAGTCGCAAAG GTCACAAGAGATCGTGCATTGCGGGAATGGGCATTGGAGGAAACAGCTGAAAACATGCATAGAAATTTTGGTTCTGGATACCCTGGAG ATCCAACAACTAAATGTTGGTTAGAAGATCACAAGCACTCGGTATTTGGGTTCCCTACACTAGTCCGCTTCAGTTGGGGTACCTGCACTTCATATTTCAAGGACGTTGTTGAAGTATCATG GGAGTCGGATAAAGTGGATGAAGATGGTGCAACGGGTGGAAGTGGTAAGAAACAATTAAGATTAAGCAATGTTGGTATCACCACATCCAAGAGAAAGAGTgaagaaattgaatcaaatgcCAAAGGACGGTGCAAGTTTTTCCAGGCTAGAAAACTTGAACAACTCTCTCGTTTTTGA
- the LOC103494878 gene encoding ervatamin-B-like yields the protein MAVMKFLIVPLVLIAFTFHLCESFELERKDFESEKSLMQLYKRWSSHHRISRNANEMHKRFKVFKDNAKYVFKKNHMGRSLKLQLNQFADMSDDEFSSIHGSNITYYKNLHAKNGRVGGFMYEHANDIPSSIDWRKKGAVNAIKNQGRCGSCWAFAAVAAVESIHQIKTNELVSLSEQEVVDCDYRDSGCLGGFYNSAFEFMMENGGITVEDNYPYYEGDGYCRRRGVMTIDGYENVPRNNEHALMKAVAHQPVAVAIASSGSDFRFYGQGMFTEQDFCGYNIDHTVVVVGYGTDEEDGDYWIIRNQYGTQWGMNGYMKMQRGARNPQGVCGMAIQPAYPVKH from the exons ATGGCTGTCATGAAATTTCTTATTGTTCCACTTGTTTTGATTGCTTTCACATTTCACCTATGTGAGAGCTTTGAGTTGGAAAGAAAGGATTTTGAGTCTGAGAAAAGCCTAATGCAACTCTACAAGAGATGGAGTAGCCACCATAGAATCTCAAGGAATGCAAATGAGATGCACAAACGCTTCAAGGTGTTCAAAGATAATGCAAAATATGTGTTCAAAAAGAACCATATGGGACGATCATTAAAATTGCAGCTTAACCAATTTGCTGATATGTCTGATGATGAGTTTAGTAGCATACATGGCTCCAATATTACTTACTACAAAAACTTACATGCCAAGAACGGTCGTGTCGGTGGATTTATGTATGAACATGCAAACGATATTCCATCTTCAATTGATTGGAGGAAAAAAGGAGCCGTGAACGCCATAAAAAATCAAGGCAGATGTg GAAGCTGTTGGGCATTTGCAGCTGTGGCTGCCGTGGAATCTATTCaccaaataaaaacaaatgagTTAGTATCTCTATCAGAGCAAGAGGTGGTGGATTGTGATTATAGAGACAGTGGTTGTCTTGGAGGTTTCTATAATTCTGCATTTGAGTTCATGATGGAAAATGGTGGAATCACAGTTGAGGATAACTATCCTTATTATGAAGGAGATGGATATTGTCGTAGACGAGGAGTGA TGACAATTGATGGATATGAGAATGTACCTCGAAACAACGAGCATGCTTTGATGAAAGCCGTGGCACACCAACCAGTAGCAGTGGCTATAGCATCAAGTGGAAGTGATTTTAGATTTTATGGGCAG GGAATGTTTACGGAACAAGACTTTTGTGGATACAATATTGACCACACGGTAGTGGTAGTTGGATACGGAACTGACGAAGAGGATGGAGATTATTGGATAATAAGGAACCAATATGGAACTCAATGGGGAATGAATGGTTATATGAAGATGCAACGAGGAGCAAGAAACCCACAAGGTGTATGTGGAATGGCAATACAACCTGCCTATCCTGTCAAGCACTAG
- the LOC103494880 gene encoding uncharacterized protein LOC103494880, whose protein sequence is MSRQLFSSIESGDWTNNEGNHNHKRNLKTTQCYPSSSTPFIDANDNFETPRYYHPSSSQSVDPNSNYSNMDDAFLFSDSLTCSPSILSTTHNKDSFNDSIGHNGFLSDVVNSSSTKTSSKSLDSMTFNNRHSPYPNPQTSHFYSPSSISTTHNNDQFADSTEYTGLLSDIVKMRPRVPTMSSSTTNLSSLPPRPPSSHNSLNIKNNNIRNYWSLKEHRLFLAGMQLLGKAEWKKIADHVVITKTHKQVASHAQKYFLHLDKLSKHKRKRSSIHDITTVEPEFLAEVEACLPQHLKGLNQ, encoded by the exons ATGTCGCGACAGTTGTTTTCTTCCATTGAATCAGGTGATTGGACAAATAATGAAGGGAATCATAATCACAAGCGTAACTTGAAAACTACACAATGTTACCCTTCTTCTTCCACCCCATTTATTGATGCCAATGATAACTTTGAAACTCCACGATACTATCATCCTTCCTCTTCTCAATCTGTTGATCCCAACTCTAACTATAGCAACATGGATgatgcttttcttttttctgattCTTTGACATGTTCTCCTTCCATTCTTTCAACGACGCATAATAAAGACTCATTCAATGATTCTATTGGACATAATGGTTTTCTTTCCGACGTTGTCAATTCCAGCTCCACCAAAACATCATCGAAAAGCTTGGATTCCATGACATTTAACAATCGGCATTCTCCCTATCCTAATCCCCAAACATCACATTTTTACTCTCCTTCCTCTATTTCAACAACTCATAATAACGATCAATTTGCTGACTCCACTGAATATACTGGTTTGCTTTCTGACATCGTTAAAATGAGGCCACGTGTTCCAACAATGTCTTCGTCAACCACAAATTTGTCATCATTACCACCACGACCACCATCGTCGCACAACTCATTGAACATAAAAAATAACAACATCAGAAACTATTGGAGCTTAAAGGAGCACAG ATTATTTCTGGCAGGGATGCAACTTTTAGGCAAAGCTGAATGGAAAAAAATTGCAGACCACGTGGTGATTACCAAAACACACAAGCAAGTGGCTAGTCATGCCCAGAAGTACTTTCTTCATCTAGATAAGTTATCGAAACATAAGCGTAAGAGATCGAGTATTCATGATATCACCACTGTCGAGCCTGAATTTTTGGCGGAGGTGGAAGCATGTTTACCGCAACACTTGAAGGGTCTCAATCAATGA
- the LOC103494545 gene encoding uncharacterized protein LOC103494545, with product MRAPSLLSQCLPGLLPQDKGSHSSPSISERDVHLPSPAVEILPSKTAHPYKYAGENVDLQGLNVFKGRVSVADIIGFNGSESTSSKPEGHLKSWDSSIDLVNVLKHEIRDGQLSFRGKRVLELGCSYGLPGVFACLKGASIVHFQDLSAETVRCTTIPNVLANLEQARDRQSRQPESPLTPSRHTLAPSVHFYAGDWEELPTVLSVVRGDGFEAPTGMSLSFSEEDFMDGCSSQDGSIIGHESSSRRSRKLSGSRAWERASEADQGEGGYDIILMAEIPFSLNSLKKLYALIKKCVRPPYGVLYLATKKNYVGFNSGARHLRSLVDEEGVFGAHLVKEMTDRDVWKFFLK from the exons ATGAGAGCGCCATCACTACTTTCACAGTGCTTGCCTGGCTTGTTGCCGCAAGATAAAGGAAGCCACAGCTCTCCCTCCATTTCAGAGAGAGATGTCCACCTCCCCTCACCGGCTGTTGAGATTCTCCCTTCAAAG ACAGCTCATCCATACAAATATGCAGGGGAAAACGTAGATTTGCAAGGTCTCAACGTTTTTAAG GGTAGAGTCAGTGTAGCTGATATAATTGGCTTTAACGGCTCGGAATCTACATCTTCAAAACCTGAAG GTCATCTGAAATCGTGGGACAGTTCCATTGATCTTGTAAATGTCCTTAAGCATGAGATTCGTGACGGACAACTGAGTTTTAGGGGTAAAAGAGTACTTGAG CTGGGTTGTAGCTATGGACTTCCCGGGGTTTTTGCTTGCCTCAAG GGAGCAAGCATAGTGCATTTTCAAGACCTGAGTGCAGAAACTGTTAGATGCACAACCATACCGAACGTCCTTGCCAATCTCGAACAAGCTCGGGACAGGCAGAGTAGACAGCCAGAGAGTCCCTTAACTCCATCTCGACACACTTTGGCCCCATCAGTACATTTCTATGCTGGTGACTGGGAAGAGCTTCCAACAGTTCTATCCGTTGTTAGAGGTGATGGATTCGAAGCACCCACTGGAATGAGCTTGAGTTTCTCCGAAGAAGATTTTATGGATGGTTGCAGCAGTCAAGATGGCAGCATCATCGGCCACGAGTCTTCCTCAAGGAGATCGAGGAAGCTATCAGGAAGTCGAGCATGGGAGAGGGCTAGCGAGGCTGATCAGGGAGAAGGTGGATACGACATCATTTTAATGGCAGAAATCCCATTTTCGCTTAACTCTTTGAAGAAGCTATATGCACTAATAAAAAAG TGTGTGAGACCTCCCTATGGTGTGTTGTACTTGGCCACAAAGAAGAATTACGTCGGTTTCAACAGTGGAGCAAGGCATTTGAGGAGTTTGGTCGATGAGGAAGGCGTTTTTGGAGCTCACTTGGTGAAGGAGATGACTGACCGAGACGTTTGGAAGTTCTTTCTCAAGTGA
- the LOC103494544 gene encoding endonuclease III homolog 1, chloroplastic-like produces MFFACPIRIPALSITFARRITCSAMSKGSSSSLPTSSNEVPPNPGISSVKSSNGVSEPETRVFVRRRVKKIAESQDSGFEVEPKIDTKRSCPPNIEDFAFKRTKDSPGSRESKPPPDLLLNGIEGSTPTTHKGNAGRGKPPENWEKVLKGIREMRSSEEAPVDTMGCGRAGSTLPPKERRFAVLASSLLSSQTKDHVTHGAALRLQESGLLTAEAMDKADEETIKSLIYPVGFYSTKAKNLKKIAKICLMKYGGDIPRSLEELLLLPGIGPKIAHLIMIMAWNDVQGICVDTHVHRICNRLGWVSGKGSKQKTSTPEETRVGLELWLPKEEWVPINPLLVGFGQTICTPLRPKCGNCSVSDLCPSAFKESSSPSPKLKGSSSTKKL; encoded by the exons ATGTTTTTTGCTTGTCCTATTCGAATACCGGCGCTTTCAATCACATTTGCTCGAAGAATTACATGCAGCGCCATGTCGAAAGGAAGTTCGTCCTCCTTGCCAACAAGTTCGAACGAAGTCCCTCCTAACCCGG GAATTTCGAGTGTTAAGTCCTCCAATGGCGTTTCTGAGCCTGAAACTCGGGTATTTGTGAGGAGAAGAGTGAAAAAGATTGCAGAAAGTCAAGATAGTGGGTTTGAAGTTGAACCTAAAATCGACACTAAA CGCTCCTGTCCTCCTAATATTGAAGATTTTGCATTCAAAAGAACAAAGGATTCCCCTGGATCAA GGGAGTCAAAGCCTCCTCCAGATCTTCTTCTCAACGGAATTGAAGGTTCTACTCCAACTACACATAAAGGCAATGCAGGACGAG GTAAACCACCTGAGAATTGGGAAAAAGTTCTTAAAGGAATTCGGGAAATGAGGTCCTCTGAAGAAGCTCCAGTAGATACCATGGGATGTGGACGAGCTGGTAGTACTCTTCCTCCCAAG gAAAGAAGATTCGCTGTCTTGGCATCTTCTCTTCTCTCAAGCCAAACCAAAGACCACGTGACTCATG GAGCAGCATTGCGTCTCCAAGAAAGTGGTCTTCTTACTGCTGAAGCCATGGACAAAGCTGATGAAGAAACCATTAAAAGTTTGATTTACCCG GTTGGATTTTATTCCACAAAGGCTAAGAATTTGAAGAAGATTGCAAAAATATGTCTTATGAAGTATGGTGGGGACATACCTAGATCATTGGAGGAGCTACTTCTGCTACCTGGGATAGGCCCTAAGATTGCACATTTG ATCATGATTATGGCTTGGAACGATGTTCAGGGGATATGTGTAGACACTCATGTGCATCGCATTTGCAATCGGCTTGGGTGGGTGTCTGGGAAAGGCTCAAAACAG AAAACATCAACTCCTGAAGAAACTCGAGTAGGATTAGAACTGTGGCTGCCAAAAGAAGAATGGGTTCCAATTAATCCTCTTCTG GTTGGATTTGGACAGACTATTTGCACTCCCCTTAGACCCAAATGTGGAAATTGCAGTGTTAGTGACCTATGCCCATCTGCATTCAAGGAGTCTTCAAGCCCATCTCCCAAGTTAAAGGGTTCAAGTTCTACCAAAAAGTTGTGA